A section of the Bacteroidota bacterium genome encodes:
- a CDS encoding Rpn family recombination-promoting nuclease/putative transposase yields the protein MKEFREKYINPFTDYGFKRLFGEEPNKGLLLDFLNELLKEEQGRITELTYLKNENLGRVELNRKAVFDLYCTNEKGEKFIVEIQKTKQKFFKDRTVYYSTFPIQEQAIKGSEWNFKLEKVYTIAILDFVFDEDKNQPGKFRYDVKLTDLETKEVFYDKLTFIYLEMPKFKKKIEELETGFDKWLYILRNLHKLDRIPEKLKENIFLQLFETAEIAKFSKEEYQDYEDSLKYYRDLKNSLDTAKEEGKIEEKKEAARIGLKEGYSIEIISKMTGLTKREINELKE from the coding sequence ATGAAAGAGTTTAGAGAAAAATATATAAATCCATTTACAGATTACGGATTTAAAAGACTTTTTGGAGAAGAACCAAACAAGGGTTTGTTACTTGATTTTCTGAATGAATTGCTTAAAGAAGAACAAGGAAGAATAACTGAACTGACTTACTTGAAAAATGAAAATCTTGGAAGGGTAGAATTAAACCGGAAAGCTGTTTTTGATTTGTACTGCACAAATGAAAAAGGGGAAAAATTCATTGTTGAAATTCAAAAGACCAAACAAAAATTCTTTAAAGACAGAACAGTTTATTATTCAACTTTCCCAATTCAGGAACAAGCAATAAAAGGAAGCGAATGGAATTTCAAATTGGAAAAAGTTTATACAATAGCGATTTTAGACTTTGTGTTTGACGAAGACAAAAACCAACCCGGCAAATTTCGTTATGACGTAAAACTCACCGATTTGGAAACTAAGGAGGTCTTTTATGACAAGTTGACTTTCATTTATTTGGAAATGCCAAAATTCAAAAAGAAAATTGAAGAACTGGAAACGGGTTTTGACAAATGGCTCTATATCTTGAGAAACTTACACAAACTTGACAGGATACCAGAAAAATTGAAAGAAAATATATTTCTTCAATTATTTGAAACGGCAGAAATAGCAAAATTCAGTAAGGAAGAATATCAGGATTATGAAGATAGTTTGAAATATTATCGAGACCTGAAAAATTCATTAGATACGGCAAAAGAAGAAGGAAAGATTGAGGAGAAAAAGGAAGCTGCAAGAATAGGCTTAAAAGAAGGTTATTCAATAGAAATAATTTCAAAAATGACAGGGCTAACAAAAAGGGAAATCAACGAATTGAAAGAATAA